In the genome of Primulina tabacum isolate GXHZ01 chromosome 13, ASM2559414v2, whole genome shotgun sequence, the window AAACCGCAAACTGATTAGGTGTGTTCTCAACAAATTTGTAATGGTTATAGCTTATGTTGCAGCTGCCCAATAAAACATAAAGCAGGCAATCCAGTCAACAATAAACTTTGCTCGATATAAAAGTATGTATCATCCCTCATGTTCAGTTTATCAATCCCTCCTTAAAATTATCGATTCATTCAGCACTAGAAGAACATTCTCGAATGAAAATGAGTGTATTCATGCAGACAAGGTAAAGTAACACTAGCTGTAAAATAGtaagaaagaagagagaaacaACTAATCCACGACCAGAAAATTTTATGTGCATTTTTCTGTGACAAGTTAAACATAGAGGAGTAAAAGGCGGGACCTTACTACTTGGGACTGGAACGGCAGACCTCTCCAATCTACAGCCTGGAAAAGAAGGAATTTTCTGATAATCTAAGACAAAAAAATGATGATACAAAGCAAACTATTATCATTTTAGTTATTTGCAAGTTTTGTCCattttggattattttcaatttagaaaaTTGAGTCCGAATCCACGACTTGGCACACATTCAAATAGATTAAAACCATTTATATCCGAATTAGACTGTCATTTACCAATTTAAACTTTAATTCTTTAGCAAAATTCCACTCAGGTCTTCACATGTGACAGTCAAAATCTTTATGATGCTCCGATCTCAAAGTTATAAATAGATTTGAACAAAACCAACAATCAGAGAGAATACTCGATTTAAAACTTTAGAGAAATCAGGAACCATGTACACATTTCTCATTTCAAGGATCAAATCTGGAACTAAAAATAGCGCAAATAATGGACTAAAATTCTAGCTTCCAAGAccgaaaaatgctatttttccTTTAAGCAATGTAATAGATAGGGTCTTACGTGAATAATTGAGGTCGGCTGCGAGAGAGCTGTGGTCGTTTTAGCGGTGAAAGTACAAGGTTTCTTAGAGTCATCGAGGGATTGCTGGCTCCTGTTCCACTCCCAATGCCAAAAGAAGGGTGAGCACTCGACATTCTGTTTCCTGTATCGATTGGAACCCCCGTCTGTTTTGCAGGTGAGCCACCAGAGATGTCAAATGTAGAACCAGAACTGTTCTGTCTCCCTGCCCACATGTCCTCCCTTGTCCCTGGAGTGTCAGGAGTGAAAATCGACCAGTCTGCAATAGATAAGTTAACTGGTATATTTTGAAAGAATATGACATTAATCGATGTAACTGTCACACTATCACCTACATGAGCTACCATCATTGTAGTAtagattcaaaattttctcaatGACAATATGTGATTATATATAAACCTTTATGGATGATAAGCAAAACAGGCATGGAGGAGTGAAAAGCTAATCGTCCACGcaaatggaaaaaaaatcaaatttctaaattttaatgACGTCAAACTCAACTTATTAGTTTCGGTCAAATGCACTTCGTGAAATACAGTAATTTTCAAGCTCGACTGACTTGTCAGCAATTGAGGATGAGTTAAAGTTAATATATTACCTTTCATGATGGTATCTCTGTTATCCATCCTAGCAGCCTGATTTGAGAATAAATCAGGCCCTGGTCTAGAGAAGTAATGGTTTGCAGGCTGAATTGCTGATCTCTTTATGGACTCGATTTCACTTCTTGCTTGATCATACATTTCATCGAGTTTTCTCTTCTGCCTGGCAGTGTTCCAGTCAGCACAACAATATACAGTATGAGAGAATAACTGAGAGGAACCAAGATAGGACTCAACCTGCATTTCTCTGAAAATTTTTCTTGAAGCTCCTGCTTATCTTTGGACAAGTTCTCCATCTCTTGCTCCATCATTTGGCACCTTTTGGTCATTTTTTGGTATGCACTGTGTATCTGTTCCAGTTTCTCTGTGAACTTCTCTTGCATTGTCTCACATTTCTGGCGGCATTGGGCAACTACTTTGTTCATCTTAAATTGCATCTCCAAGTCCCTTTGTCCAATATAAAACATTACACTTCTATATGCGCTCTTCATTACTGGGAGAGTTCAGGAAAATAATAGGTCCAATATGTAGTTTTGAGAAATTGAGCATAAAAATAAaggctattgcataattttcacaTGGAAAACAAAATAACCTAGTAGTCATAAATTTAGAGTTGTTTATATGAATCACATTGTTGAGGATACATATTTGAGGGGATATTCCAGCCATGACCATCTGCAGGAGAAAGTAGAATATCATTTAAGAGGATTATGATGAAACTTTAGATGTTACAGAATCTGAGAGGAGAAGCTAAGTTGAGAGGCATGGAGAGTAAGTTAAGAAGGATAACGTAGTTGTTTGAGAGCCATTTCTTACATTTACCCATTCATCGTTAGGACTGATATCCACAGGCTTCATAAGACTGACAAGCAAAATGACATGTCAAAAGCATTTTAGATATTAATTGTGAATCAAACTACTACTATTTATTCTTGAAATGAATCAATCACATATGAGAAAGAAAACACTGCGATTTGTACCAGGATGATTGCGATACATGCCATTTCCTAAAAAAATTGTGTTTCATACTTTCTCACTGTTCATGAAGTCTATCTCAGCAGTTCTTTGATAATTAATGGGCAGGTGATAAAccatataagaattttcaacacACCTTTTGGAGAGCACTTGATCACATATGGGGCAGGCACCATCACTGCTGAGAATCTTATTGGCGTCTTCAGGGCCTTTTGAGGTTATTAAGGAAATCTTATAGATTCACCAGTCATCAAGATTTTCTAGGAATTATAGCAATTGATGctgaatatttttcaagaatttggaTACATAAAAGGTGACCACAGGTGGTGGTAATTGCTCGTCCTTCCAATTCTCTCCAGCAAGAATTGCACCTCATTTTGCCTCAAGTAACAATTTTAACATTCACTTGGCAATGCATTGAAATTTTGTAGTCTGAcaaaaaaaatgcaatttttttatAGTTCTTGAGATGCTACCACATCATGCTTAACATTTTTCTGCAACAAAAAATCCAAAAATGTACATATGCCTCGAAAAGCAGAGTAAGATTTATGCCTTAGTTTCTAACCTATCAGGGTCCAATCAGAAAGTACTAAAATGAACCCACAAAATCCATCCCAGTGAGTCACTGACCAACTGCATTTTAGCTCTCCAAGTGGCGCACACCATTATAAAATGACTAAAAAATTTGTATCTTCAAATTTCCACTATCCCTTATCTTGTATAATAAACAGTTTACTAAACATTGGGGTCCTCCATCACTCCAAATGTTTAAGCAATCCATTTGGTCTCTACTACGAATATGAATGATAGTCAATGATATGTTGTATACCAAGTGCAGGTGGAGGAAACCTCACAACAGTTATTACTAGACTGATTATCACTTCTGATTTGCATTCCATTAATCAATCTAAATGGTTTTCAAAGATAAAGTTGATTATCGACTATCTCAAGCAAAACAAGACCATCGTACTGATCCTCTCGAAAACAATTTTGTATCTGTAGTATGGCCATTCTGGTGAACTGGTGATAAATCATCAATTCTACAGTTAGACGAAGGAACACCGTATCATCAGTAGAGCTACAATCAAACTATTTATACAAACCACGTTTACAACAATTGAATTTTTCATTTCAATAACGATATTTAAGTAAGCTTCCAGACCGCATATTCCCGATCACCGAGATCTAATGAACAGAATCAGAAACCAGAGCttaaaaagtacaaaatcaagaGATTAAGTTGAATTGATCTGAGTTAGGTGAAACTTCGTACGGTCTCTTCAGATGATACAAAGCCACGGATATTCTAGAAGCTGAATAATTCTTCTCATCTTAATTCTCAAACAATAATACAAAAATCACAAGAACTCCAATTTCGAAATTTGTCACGAAAGTGTTCAGCCAAAactccaaattttttttttttgaaaaaagaaaatatagcCAACAACGAACTAATTCAATGATATTCCCAATATTCCAGAATATCAATAATATTAAAGTTGAAAACAAGTTTCGTACCTGAAATTCTCCTTCTATCCAGAAAAAAAGGTTAATTCCAAGCGCATCAATTGAATAAGTGGAATACAAAGAACGAGTTGAACctaaattttccaaaaaattaTACGAAAAGTAGCATTGGACGGGGTTTATTTGATTTGTTCTTCGCAAGTTTGCATCGATCATCGAGCTTTGTGTTTTTGGTAGTATAATGGCGGGAAAGTAGGAGATCGTTTTAATAGACCCGACTATCAGAGTCTCGGAGCCCCGGTTGTCTACTGGACGCCatgcaaattcataattttatccaaataaaaatcaaatctattacttatttattaaaataaatattttaatattttctcatcttatgatataaattaatgttaattaaaattTCATCATTCTCTAAACAAAATTTGATTATTACATAATGTTTTGATCCGAAATATGCAATTTTAAagtgtttttgttgaaaatttttAATGTGTTTTTACATGTATAgtttatatttcaaaataaataaataaaacatatgtTCTTTTTTAGAaaacattatttcaaaatatttttttgaaaattatctCTCAAAATTCTCccaataaaatcaaagattttgCAAATATTGTTTACAAtcatttttatacaaaaaagtGTATTCATTTAAAAGGTGATGAAATGAAGAAGTTATGTATAAAAAGAATTACTCTAGATGTAAGTTTGGATATATACTTGTAcctcaaaaaaataattaaatagtattttaaaagttttaaaaaactattattgaaaatttgtAAAGGAAAAATCTATAATCATTTTGTAAACACTATTTTAAACAAGTTCATTaggaaaattttatatttatataaatattaaaaattgttttattttatttttaaatagaaGCAGAAACCAAAAACTAAAAATTGTAATTtctgaaaaaacattttttaagtgttcttttaaaaaaattttgtaacaaataatatattttttaagaaaatattttttaattcattGGATTTTATGGATTCTATGTGAAAATGATCAATATTTGGCTTATGTATACATCAATATATattctaaaaataaaagaagTTCGCCTTATCACCAAAAACCCGAATTGTATGCatttaaatttatgatattattcaaacattaatataatatatttatattttaaattatgatattattcaaatattaatataataatattaagacACTGGTATATATAAATAGAGCACAGTTCTTCGCGGTGAAGATATCCCATCCCAGGCGCTACCACCACCCACCCGCGTGACGCCTCGCTTCTCTCCCCCTACCGCCGTGTAACCGCCTTAATAATCGTTGTAATTACTTCAAGATAAGACCCTATAATCAATATGGCGCATTCTTGAACTCCCTTGAATCTCCACATGCTTTCTGTCTTTCGTTACAAGCTCATACCACCTCCTCTGCTTCCCTCTGAATAAAGTTGTTCGCATGGATCATCAGATTCTTTTTTTTGGTTATTGAAGTTTCGGAGTCGAGTTTTGTGGGTATAGTAATTTTTTAGGTGTTAAGATTGGTGAACTGAGCCGAAGGTAGGATGAAGATACAGTGTAGCGTGTGCGAGGCGGCAGAGGCGGCCGTTTTCTGCTGCGCAGATGATGCTGCACTGTGTTGGGCTTGCGATGAGAAAGTGCACACAGCAAACAAGCTTGTTAGTAAGCACCAGAGAGTTCTACTTTCTAGCTCACAGACCCAGATGCCCAAGTGTGACATTTGCCAGGTTTGTTCGTACTTTGTTTCTTACCCTGTATTTGGTACCATCTAATAATCAAATTTTGTTCGTACTTCAGTTCGAGATCTACCTACGTTAGATTTTAATTTTCCTGTATGAGTAAATCTCGATGCTTTTGCTTTTTATGTTGTGCAGGAAACGATTGGCTATTTCTTTTGCCTAGAGGACCGAGCTTTATTTTGCAGAAAATGTGATCTTGCCACACACACAGTGAATTCCTTCATATCAAAACATCAGAGATTTTTACTTACTGGAGTTAAAGTAGGCATTGAAGCTATTGAACATGATCCATTACCCTCTTTTGTTAAGACTAAATCACACGAGAAAGTATCTGACTTAGAATTTTCTCTTCCCGAGATAACCATACCGGTCCAAGATAGCGTTTGCAGGGACGGTTCATCTTCAAAGCATCCTTTTCCTGGAGGTTCTGCAACTGAAAGCATTTCGCCTTGGCAGTTGGATGAATTTATTGGACTTGGTGACTTCAATGAGAATCAAAATCTTATGGATAGTGGTTCATCTAAGGTATGATCTCGAGTCGTACAAACGCCTGCAGGAGGGCGAAGAAGGGCCACTGGCCCCTCCAAAAAAATGATATTCAACATTatgtttatttatatattaaaaaaaaaaatttatagccATTTTGTTGTGCAGCTTCAGCTGCCCCTCATCGTCAAAATTCATTGTCGACTGAGCATGTGTCCATTCCTTTGAATCGCAGAGAATGGAGATCATGTTTCTGTTTTCCATGTTGATGATTTCTACCTCATCATTTGTCTTGGTATTATCATTTTGAGTGAAGCATTGGTTATTATAAACACAAGAGTATGGAAATCTAGCTTTTCAATGGTAACTCAATGTTAAGTCGACACAATATCGCTTTTTAATTTGTTCTCTCATATATTGGGTGCACTAGTTTGACAGAAAAGGTTAGGCTCGAGGTTAGAGAACTAGTGTAGTTGATTCATCAGCTTTTATTCTAGGTAGGTTTTGggattgttttattttatgcactagcTGATGGGCCTGGAAATATGCTCTTTGGATTcatcattttatttgttcagtaTTGCATTCTTCCCCGAGCGTGTATCTTGAAGACGTgataaattaacaaaaaaatgttATTATGTCTTTTGCACTCTTTTACGCTCAATAACAAGCTTGTCTCACTGTACTTGAGAACAATCTTGCCAACTTCAATATTAGTGATAGTTTCCCAAACAATCTTGCCACCTTCAATATTAGCGATAATTTCCCTTTATTTTCTTACGACACATGTTTGGtgtattaaattaattttgggtCTATTTTTAATCAATCTGTAAAACTACGACAAGCTATTAAGGTTTCTTGATGTGCCTGTTTCTTGAATCTGATAGGCGACCTGTCCTCATCTTACAAGCTTTACTTGCAAACTTATTTAAAATTGGATGAAATGGCTGCTAAACCTGATGATGCAGCACAAGTTTAACAATTTTTCCACACTAATGATTTGCTcatataattttgttattttttaaaactattttataaGTTTCTTGAGTGCGTTAGGTTGAGAAATCTAATTGCGTTGGAACcagtttttgttattttaattaagcctCTAATTTGTATTCAGATCGATGAAACACCAATCCTGCAGCAGCATTTAGcttaatcatatatatatcaaatgtaGCATAATCGCGAATGTCATATTAAGAAAATATAGTCAAGTTATTGATAAATTCTCCTGGAATATAGGTATACACTGAATTATATTAGATATTGACATTCGCTCCTCACCCTTGGATAATGGCTACCAATATCATGGATCACGTGTTGCTGGCTCGAAGCGGAGGCACCATTTCTGACACTCAATCGGATATTGCAGTTACACCTACCATGATCTTGTTTTCGAATATATAGTTACACGCTAGCTCATAGGAATATTGATATAAAGATAGTTCTTGATGTTGAAGAAGCCTCTTGTTATCTCCTTAGCCTCCACTTTCCCCCGCAAATGGTTGATTTTGGTTTGAATTTGTGCTTTGGTGTTTGCGAGGACATCTTCTTTTGCTGTTGCGTCCATGGTTTTGTAAACTCGATATGATCGACGGGATGAAGGTATATTCCTGAGTTTGTCTTGAAGCAATGTAGGCGTAGGGCAGTCCCAGTATTTGATCACTCCATATAGATCCAGTATTTGCTAGCTAATTTGATCCAAACATAACTGACATTCAACTTGAGTATTATACGAAGACGAAAGAAAAAATCATTCGTAAATTATTCaagtattaatttatttagttcATAGTttgttatatttaattatttatcattttttatttgagtgtctctttttaaattatgtgtaatttaatttattacttaaaatttaatttgtgcaactgaatttttttaattatgttttttaattttttaaaatatgaaattattgaattaaataaaaaaaaatcagagttCGACGTCATTTCTATAACATCATTGTATGAACATACACGAAGTTATTGACATTGATATCAACATCATCATCACCAATTTCATAATAACTATCAAACAAGCTCTTACCATATCAAGTCCCactaattttatattattgatatATTTTCGTTGTATTACGGACAATgttttgtttatgttatatattatcaTATTGCttactttaaatattttttaaaaaaatttaacttactttaaataaaattgtaattaaatcattataattatatatagttTTGTTTATTATAGCTGTgcaataaaaattagttcaaattacaataaattgataatatgatttatatgaaCTAAGCCAAATATATTGGCTTGAAATCAGTTTACACTTAAAATtttaggcaaaaatttgtgtgagacagtctcacaggtcgtattttttTGTAAGATtgatctcttatttgtgtcatccatgaaaaaatattacttttatgctaagattattactttttattgtgaatatctgtaggattaatccgtctcacaaataaagattcgtgaaactaTCTCACAAGATACTTACTCAAAATTTTATTACGATTTTAATCTATTTTGCTATTATCATGCCCCAAGACCTGATAAAATTCAAAGATTGATCTGCCTGATAAAATTCATAGATTGATCTGCCTAAATATTTCTAATTGGAATTTTTTGTTTAAACCAATTATTGATGCCGTACGTCCGTGCATGCGGTCAAA includes:
- the LOC142523480 gene encoding E3 ubiquitin-protein ligase CCNB1IP1 homolog isoform X3, with protein sequence MRCNSCWRELEGRAITTTCGHLLCPEDANKILSSDGACPICDQVLSKSLMKPVDISPNDEWVNMVMAGISPQILMKSAYRSVMFYIGQRDLEMQFKMNKVVAQCRQKCETMQEKFTEKLEQIHSAYQKMTKRCQMMEQEMENLSKDKQELQEKFSEKCRQKRKLDEMYDQARSEIESIKRSAIQPANHYFSRPGPDLFSNQAARMDNRDTIMKGTREDMWAGRQNSSGSTFDISGGSPAKQTGVPIDTGNRMSSAHPSFGIGSGTGASNPSMTLRNLVLSPLKRPQLSRSRPQLFTL
- the LOC142523480 gene encoding E3 ubiquitin-protein ligase CCNB1IP1 homolog isoform X1 encodes the protein MRCNSCWRELEGRAITTTCGHLLCPEDANKILSSDGACPICDQVLSKSLMKPVDISPNDEWVNMVMAGISPQILMKSAYRSVMFYIGQRDLEMQFKMNKVVAQCRQKCETMQEKFTEKLEQIHSAYQKMTKRCQMMEQEMENLSKDKQELQEKFSEKCRQKRKLDEMYDQARSEIESIKRSAIQPANHYFSRPGPDLFSNQAARMDNRDTIMKDWSIFTPDTPGTREDMWAGRQNSSGSTFDISGGSPAKQTGVPIDTGNRMSSAHPSFGIGSGTGASNPSMTLRNLVLSPLKRPQLSRSRPQLFTL
- the LOC142523480 gene encoding E3 ubiquitin-protein ligase CCNB1IP1 homolog isoform X4 translates to MRCNSCWRELEGRAITTTCGHLLCPEDANKILSSDGACPICDQVLSKSLMKPVDISPNDEWVNMVMAGISPQILMKSAYRSVMFYIGQRDLEMQFKMNKVVAQCRQKCETMQEKFTEKLEQIHSAYQKMTKRCQMMEQEMENLSKDKQELQEKFSEKCRQKRKLDEMYDQARSEIESIKRSAIQPANHYFSRPGPDLFSNQAARMDNRDTIMKGTREDMWAGRQNSSGSTFDISGGSPAKQTGVPIDTGNRMSSAHPSFGIGSGTGASNPSMTLRNLVLSPLKRPQLSRSRPQLFT
- the LOC142523480 gene encoding E3 ubiquitin-protein ligase CCNB1IP1 homolog isoform X2; the encoded protein is MRCNSCWRELEGRAITTTCGHLLCPEDANKILSSDGACPICDQVLSKSLMKPVDISPNDEWVNMVMAGISPQILMKSAYRSVMFYIGQRDLEMQFKMNKVVAQCRQKCETMQEKFTEKLEQIHSAYQKMTKRCQMMEQEMENLSKDKQELQEKFSEKCRQKRKLDEMYDQARSEIESIKRSAIQPANHYFSRPGPDLFSNQAARMDNRDTIMKDWSIFTPDTPGTREDMWAGRQNSSGSTFDISGGSPAKQTGVPIDTGNRMSSAHPSFGIGSGTGASNPSMTLRNLVLSPLKRPQLSRSRPQLFT
- the LOC142522899 gene encoding B-box zinc finger protein 22-like, producing MKIQCSVCEAAEAAVFCCADDAALCWACDEKVHTANKLVSKHQRVLLSSSQTQMPKCDICQETIGYFFCLEDRALFCRKCDLATHTVNSFISKHQRFLLTGVKVGIEAIEHDPLPSFVKTKSHEKVSDLEFSLPEITIPVQDSVCRDGSSSKHPFPGGSATESISPWQLDEFIGLGDFNENQNLMDSGSSKV